A region of the Chloroflexota bacterium genome:
ACGGCATTCCGGCCTCGTCCATCCTGGGCGTCCCGGCCCTCAGCAACCTGCTGCACCTTTCTGTTGTGGCAGCCTTCATCACCATTGTGTCGCCATTGCTTTTCGATGCCCAACTGCCGGAAAACTGGGTGGCATTTATCGGGACCTTTCTCCTGCTGGCCTTCGCATCTGGCGGACAGGGGGTGTTGATCGGCGTGATTGCTCCGAACTCCAGGATCACCGTGGTGCTGTCGCAGCTGATCTTTATCCCCTCCATGCTGCTGGGCGGTCTGATGATCCCGTACAGCATGCTGCCGGAGGCGGCCCAACGGGTCAGCAGGCTGTTTCCCGCGACCCATGCCATGAATCTGTTCCGTGGGCCTGCGATGGGCTTGCCGGCGGAATATAGCGCGACTCTGGCAGCAGCGGTGCTCCTGGCGGTCGGCCTGCTTGCCTTCGGTCTGGCGCTCTACCTCTACACCTGGGACGCGCGCAACAGCGAGCGCCGCGCGAGCCCTGCACTGGCAGTGTTGTCGCTGATCCCTCTCGTCATCAGTATGTTTCTGGTCTGACCAGGATGTAGGTTGCCGGGCAGAGCTGTCGTTAATCCCCGCCAGCGCGGGGAGGCCTTCGCATCTGGTATCATTGACCATTGATCATCGACAATTGACTGTTGGACATTATCCATTTGCTGCCAGCCTGACTCGACGGTATAATTGGCCTATTATCCGAGGGATCGTTTGTCCATCTGGAGGAAGCGTTTGAACGAGGAGACTCATCAACAGCAAACTGAAACGGCGTTGACGCGGATCGACGGGGGAACCAGCACGATCGAGGAGGTCGAACTGAATACGCTCCAGGCGTTGGCCCATGTTATTGTTGGTGGTATCGTCGAAGGCACTGACCTGATCGTCACGCGTCTTGAGGATCACGATTATCTGGCTTTGGACGACGGCGATGATGGGCCGTCCGAGTACGATTTGGTCAGGTATGCCGCGATCGGCCTGGCTGTCGAGACAGCCGAGGTTACCGGACAAATACTCAATGCGGCCGCCAGTGGCACTGCCCTGGTTGCCAAAGTCGCCGTATTGCCCCTCAAGCCGGTGGCGCGAGTCGGGAAGTTGTTTATGAGGCCGGTGCGGGCCGTCCTTCCCGTGCCCTCCGTGGAAGGGATCGTCAGGGAACTGATCGAGGTAGGTCGTCTGGAAGAGGCCATTAGCAGAAAACTGGTACACGATGTGGTCTTGGATCTGGTGGGTGATACCGTCGATCTGCTGGGGCAGAGTCCCGCTGTAGCGGCCCTGATCGATTCACAGGTTGATCGCTTGTTGCCGGAACTGGCCGATAATCCCGACATCCAGATGTTGATACAGGAGCAGGCAGGGCAATACCTGGATTACCTGACCGACAATCCGGAGGCTGTGGAGGAACTGATCCTGAGCCAGTTGCGCTCCCTATTGCCCGATCTGGTTCACAGCCCAGAGCTTCGGGACCTGATCCGCCAGCAGGCCGCCGATTACATGGCCTATCTCGACGGGGAGCCGGGAATTATTCAGGAACTCATTAGAACGCAGGGTGACGCCTACATCGAGTACCTGAATAAGAATCCCGATCAGGTACAGCAACTTGTGGCTGGACAGGGCGTCAGCCTTGCCTCCGATGTGATGGATGAGGTTCGGGAGCGAACGGTTACCGCCGATTCAGTCGCGGAGAGTGTGATTCGGTCGCTTTTGCGGCGCAAATCGCGGGAACAGCTGGACGAGCCACCGAGCGAGGCACAGATCCGGGCCGAGTATGCGCGACTTCCATCGGATTTCCTGTCCGAGGAGGATGATTGATGAGTTATACAGGGATGCTCGGCCAGTACGCTGGGTTTGTCACACGACTCGTTGCTTTCGTTATCGATGCTCTTATCGTCATCGCTTCCATTTCGATCATCAATGGGGCGCTGACATTGATGTTGGGATTTTTCGGTATTGACGTGGCCGGCTGCCTGGCAGATGCGACCCAGTTTGCCGGTCTCTCGCTACTGTGCTGGATCGTGAACCTGGTGATTGTCGGTGTGTCCCTTTTGTTCAGCCCTGTCTATTTTATCTTCTTCTGGACATTGGCCGGACAGACGCCGGGTAAGGCAATCATGGGAATCCGTGTCGTTCGCCTGGATGGCCAGAAGGTTTCGCTGTGGACAGCCTTGGTTCGCTATATTGGTTATTTCGTTTCGTTCTTTCTGGCGGGGATTGGCTTTCTGTGGGTGTTGATCGACGACCGCCGGCAGGGCTTTCACGATAAACTCGCCAAGACCAGCGTGCTTTACGCCTGGGACGCGGAACAGAATGAGTTGTTGGTTGCCAGGGTCGAGGGACGTTTGCGGGGCGGTGATGCAAGCGCTTCGCTGGAAGCGATGTGGACCAATGATTTCGAAATCGGCAAGAAATACGATCTGCTCATGGTATTGGCCGATAATTTTCGTAAGGTGCGTTCCAGCTTCAACGCTCTGCAACGCGCAATGAACGAGGGTTCCTTCACGGTCAACAAGGGAGGCCTCTACGTCAAAGACCTGCAAGGGGAATTGGTGCCTCTTGCCGGAAGAGACCTGGCCATCGAAGATACTTATCTGGCTGTCCTCGACCAGGGCAAACATTGGGGTATACCCCCTGACATTCAGCAGGAAATAGAAAGCGAAGTGCCGCCCAGCGGTTTTGTGATGGTGATCATTCTGGAACGGCCCTCGGCAGATATTGCATACCAGATATTGGAGAGCCAGCGTGTCTCAGTCTCACGTTATCCTCTCGATCTTAACGCGCTGATAGCGATCGAGGATTCACAGTCTGCTGTACCCTGGGAACAACCGCCCCAGGTTTTCACCTCTGGCGTCCCAGGTTAACAGCAACCATCCCACCTGGTTTGGGGGCAACATGGCATCGATGGCAGCTCCCTCTCCCGGCGCTTTGATGCGCCGATTCTTGGCGGTGCTGCTCTTGATTCTCCTGGGGCAGGCACTGCTGGGCACGCGCCCGGTTTCTGCTTCACCACAACCCCCGCAGGCATCAGGCACCAATGACCCTATTTCTATTCCCAACCAACCGGTAGAATTCGAGCATATCTCGTTGGACGAGGGGCTAAGCAGCAGCACCGTGACGGCGGTGCTGGAAGATAGCCGGGGTTTCATGTGGTTCGGAACTGCCAGGGGCCTGAATCAGTATGATGGCTACCAGTTCAAGACCTTTGTGCATGATCCTGACGACCCGGGCAGCATCGGTGCAGACGACGTATTGTCGATTGTTGAAGATCTGGAGGGGGTTCTGTGGATCGGTACCTCCGCCGGCCTTGATCGATTCGATCGTGACGAAGGGCGGTTCACACGCTTCACACTGCCCGACGACGATGGTGATCAAGTGCCGACTCCTGTCAATGCCCTGTTCGAGGATCGGGCCGGGTTCCTGTGGGTTGGTGCGGGAAATGGTCTCTTTCACTTCGATCGCGAGACGGGCAATTTTCACTCTCATCAGCGCAGCCCGAATAACCCAGGGGGATTGGGGGACTCGCCCGTCTATGCCATTTTCGAAGACAATTCCGGGGTCCTCTGGATCGGCGCACGGCGAGGCCTTTATGCCTGGCCACCGGAAGCTGAGCGCTTCAAATATCACCGGCCAAACCTGGAAGCGCCGCGTTGGGAACACAATGTTGTTCAATCCATCGCCGAAGACCAGGAAGGCATGCTCTGGATCGGCACCGGCGGCGGCGGCTTTTTCCGCTTTGACCCAACCACCTATCAATTTTCCCAGCACCTGCTCAATCCTCGGGATGTGGAAGGTTTAACCTACAATAACGTTGCAGAAACCTATGTGGACAGCCAGGGTGTCCTGTGGATTGGCTCTGTGGGGGGTGGTCTCTACCAACTGGACCCGCATTCGGGCGAACTCATCGCTCATCGGTCAGATCCGGGCACGGAAGAAAGCCTGAGCTCCAACTACATTCTGAGTCTCGCCGAGAGCCAACCGGGCGTGCTCTGGGTAGGTACCTGGGGCGGGGGCGTGAACAAATATGATCGCCTCAAACGGAAGTTTTTGCACATACGCCACGATCCTGCCGTCGCTGACGGTCTCAGTCCGAATCCGGTTATTGCCCTGCTGGAGGACAGCCGGGGCTTGTTGTGGATTGGCACCGAGGGGGGAGGGATGAGTGTTCACGACCTGGAGACGGGGATGTGGCGCACCTACCGGCACGATCGCGATGATCCAACCAGCCTCAATAGCGACTACGTCACCTCTTTTCTGGAGGATCGCGCCGGCAATATCTGGGTGGGCACCTGGGAGGGAGGGCTTTGCCGCTTCGATGTCGAGACTGAACAATGTACCACCTTCCGGCCCGATCCTCTTGATCCCACGAGCCTGGGCAGCGACATCACCAGGCTGCTGTTCCAGGATGAAAACGGAACGCTTTGGATTGCCGCTTTTGGCGCTGGGCTTGATCGCCTGGAGCAACCGGAAATGGCATCGCCCGACGCCGAGTTCTTTCACTATTGGACCGTTCCCAATGTGCCCAACCGGCTGAGTGGCAATCGGATCATTCAGTTGACAGAGGATGCTGGCGGGATATTCTGGCTTGCTACCATGGATGGTGGGCTCAACCGTTTCGATCGCGGGACGGGAGAGTTCACAAACTACCGGGAGGATCCCGGTCAACCGGGCAGTCTGAGCAGCGATGCCACGCTGGCGGTGACCATCGATTCAAGCGGTGATACGTGGGTAGGTACTGACGCCGGATTAAACCGTTTTGATCCCGACACCGGCACGTTTGAGGTCTTCACTCAGAAGGATGGTCTGCCCGATGATTCCATCATGGGAATCCTGGAGGATGACGCTGGCTATCTCTGGTTGAGCACCCAGAGAGGATTGGCCAGGTTCAATCCCCGTACCGGCGCTTCGAGAAACTTCACGCAGAACGACGGGTTGCAGGGCTACGAGTTCAACCTTGGGTACGCCAAGAGTGAGAGCGGTCCACTCTATTTTGGCGGGATCGACGGTCTGAATGTTGTATATCCCGGGCATATTCCGGCCAATCCCTACGTGCCGCCGGTCGTTTTGACTTCACTGAAGCAGAATGGCAGCGATATATCGGAAGGCAAGGCTTCGGACGGTCTGGAGAAAATCACGTTACGCTGGCCCAGCAATGATCTGGAGTTTGAGTATGCGGCATTGAATTTCAGCCAACCGGAGCGCAACCAGTATGCCTACTTCCTGGATGGTTTCGATTCCGATTGGAACTACGTCGGCGACCGGCGCTTTGGCCGCTACACGAATCTGCCGGGCGGCGACTACCTGTTGCGGGTGAAGGCCAGCAACAGCGATGGCGTTTGGAACGATGAGGGAGCTTCATTGGCTATTAGCGTTGTGCCACCCTTCTGGCAGACGCGCTGGTTCCAGGGATTGGCACTTGGATTGCTGGTCGCATCAGCGTTCCTGGCATACCGGTTGCGGGTTCGCAGCATCGAAGACCGCAGCCATGAATTGGAATCGGAGGTCGCCTTCCGCACCTACGAAATTCAGGAACGAAATCAGGAGCTGGACGCTCTCTACCGGGCTGACGAGGAACTGTACAGCCATCTGCAACTGGACGACGTTCTCCAGTCATTGGTCAATATTGCGGTAGACTCCCTCCAGGCCGATAAGAGCGTCGTGCTTGGTTGGGGTGAGAGCAGAGAAAAACTGGTGGCGCGTGTCGAGCGGGGTTTCTCCCCAGAAGTTGTCGGACAACTGGTCTTTGAGCCGGGCAAGGGGGTCGCCGGTCACGTGGCGAGGACAGGGGAGGCTGTCGCAGTTCGCGATGCAACCAACAATGAGTGGCTGGCAGGGGAAAGCCCTGAAACGGTTGCAATCGTCCTGGCGGAAGGTATCCGCTCCTTCATGCATCTGCCGATCACTGTGAACAACGAGGTCTTTGGCGTATTCAACGTCAGCTATACTAAGCTGCACGCCTTCGGCGAAAACGAAAAGCGTACCTTTTCGGCCCTTGCCCAACGGGCTGCCCAGGCGATCGAGAACGCCAGGATGTTCGACGCGGAGCAGCGCCGGGCTGAGCAGTTCCAGGTCATCAGCGAAGTTGGCAGCCAGATCACCGCCATAATGTCGGTCGAGGAAATCCTGCAACGAACCGCTCGTTTGATCGAGGATACCTTCGGGTATTATCATGTGGGCATCGGGCTGGTCGAGGGAGACCAGGTCATCTATCGCTACGGCGCCGGCGATCTCTGGGACGACGCCGGGTTTGACTTTGAACCAGCTCAATTGAAGGTGGGCAGTGAGGGGGTAACCGGCTGGGTCGCGGCAACAGGCAAGCCGCTCTCTGTGCCTGATGTGCGAGAGGAACCGCGCTATGTGTTGATGCAGGGCAGCGAAACCCGCTCGGAACTGACCGTACCGATGATCGTCAAAGGAAAGGTGATCGGTGTGCTCGACGTGCAGAGTCGCTGCTTGAATGCCTTTGATGATATAGATCTGACGGTGCTTCAGGCATTGGCCCATCAGGCGGGCGCCGCGATTGAGAATACCCAGCTCTACGAGCAGGCGCAGAAGGCGGCTGTGGTTGAAGAGAGGAGCCGCCTGGCTCGCGACCTGCACGATGCAGTGACGCAGTCTCTCTTCTCTGCAACCTTGCTTTCTGAGGTGCTGCCGACTACCTGGGAGAGTGACCGGCAGGAAGGGGAAACCTTGCTTCGGGAACTGAGCCAGCTCAACCGGGGCGCGCTGGCAGAGATGCGAACACTGCTGCTTGAGCTTCGCCCAGCGGTTCTGGCCGATGCCGATCTGGCCGACCTCATGAACCAACTTGCCGACGCCGTCACGGGGCGAACCGGGATGCCAGTCGATGTTCAGGCTGACAAGGACTGCAGGCTGGAGCATGATGTGCATATAGCGCTCTACCGAATCGCTCAGGAGGCACTCAACAATGTGGTCAAACACTCCAGAGCAGGTCATGTCACGGTTCAACTGAAATGCATGACCGGATCGGGCAACGGCCAGGGCGATGAACAATTTTGCCGGATCAAGTTGCAGATTAGCGACGATGGGATTGGCTTCGATCCGGAGGCGATCCCGCAGGGCCGGCTGGGCCTGGGTATCATTCAGGAACGGGCTGAGGCGATCGGTGCGGACCTGAGCATCGAAACTGCGCCCGGGGAGGGGTCCCGTGTCACCGTGACATGGCGAGGGTCACCCACTGAGGGGGATTCTGGTTCTTCGCCCGATGGTGCGCTGGCAGGCACAACAGTCCCGGAAGATTACGGAGATGTCAACAATGGACAAGGCTGAAACGATTAAAGTGATGCTGGTCGACGATCATGATATGGTGCGCCGTGGGCTGGCAGCCTTTTTGCGGGCCAAGCCTGACCTGGAATTGGTTGGTGAAGCCCGAAATGGCGAGGAGGCATTGCTTGTTTGCCAGCGGTCCAGGCCGGATGTGATCCTGATGGATCTGGTCATGCCTCGCATGACCGGCGCCGAGGCGACACGACTGATCCGTGACGACTGCCCCGAGGTGCAAGTGATCGCGCTGACCAGTTTCGAGGACAAGGATCTGGTGCGGGATGCCCTTCAGGCTGGAGCAATCGGTTATCTGCTGAAAAACGTCTCGGTGGACGATCTGGCGGCAGCCATTCGCAGTGCCCATGCCGGGCGTTCAACCCTGGCACCGGAAGCCATTCAGGCGCTGGTGCTGGTCCAGGATGAACTCCAGATTGGCCAGGATCTGACCGGGAGGGAACGAGAGGTGCTGGCTCTTCTGGTGACGGGCAAGAGCAACCCCGAGATCGCAGAATGTCTGGTAATCAGCCGAGCCACCGCCAAGGCCCACGTAAGCAATATTCTCTCCAAGCTGGAGGTGTCGAACCGGGCGGAAGCGGTGGCGGTTGCCATGGAGCACAAACTGGTCCGTTGAGAAGAACCTACAATTAGCCACCTGGCTAGTAACCAGATGCGCCACCCAGCCGATGTGCAGGGTGGCGTTTTGTGTTAGACTTGGAAATGAATATCCCAAAAAGCCAGGAGGAGGGCTGCCGCAAGACATTCAGTGAGTGCCGGCCAGAAGTCGTTTATCCCAATTACCTGGTTGAAGGTTTGAACTCAGCATGCCGGCCAGTGCTGAGAAAAAATTGAGGAGGGCAATCTCCAGAGAGACAAGCTTCAGAGTAGCAGTAAGGGAGGTATTTCGATGTTAGGAAAGCGATCTGTTGTGTTGACCGTCGGGTTGATCCTGGCTTTGCTAATCGTACCAGCCACTGTGGTGGCAACCGGTGAAGGCACCGGTGCCGATGATGCTTTCGCGCCAGAGGGAACCTGGATGGATCTTGATGCCGGTGAGTTGCACTGGTATGCGTTCGACTACGACGGCGAAGAAGGTGCAATTGCCGTCTCGATGGATGCCAAACCAGACGATGGGGTACTGTTCAAGGTGGTCACACCGCACTCCCTGTCGGAATGGATGAAAGGTGAGGACCTTTCGCAATGCGGTTGTGGCACTGCCAATGACTACGAATCTGGCGACCTCTTCTGGACCGGCAGTTTCAAGACTCCGGGCCGGTACTATGTCGTGGTGGAGCATACTGGCAATCACGATGGGCCCGGGTACTATGCGCTCAGCGTGAGCGGCAAGGGTGTCAGTTTTGAGAAGGAAGTGGCCGAGCAAGCCGCACCGGTGGCTGCACCGGCGGCTGCGAAGATGGTCGAGGTGCGGGATGTTGAGGCGCCGAGCGATTGGATGTGCATGGATGCCGGCGCTGAGCATTGGGTCGAGTTTCGATATGATGGCGATGACTCGGTCGTGAAGGTGCTGCTGGATTCGGCTCCCGACGACGCTGCAACATTCAGTGTCTGGACGCCGGAGCAGGTGCGCCTCTACGCGCTTGGAGAGGATGTCGACCCCATCGGCCGTGGTGCCGCTAACGACTATGAAGAGGGCGACCAGTTCTGGACGGGCAGCTTCAATAGTCCAGGCATCTACTACATCCGGGTGGAGCAGTGTGATCGGATGTCTGGCGACTGCAAGCTGCAGATCGAAGGTAAGGGCGTGAGTTTCTAAACCGCCAACTGCTGTGTCGCCCGACGCGGTGGCGTTAATGGCTGGCCATTGCGCCGCCGCAGGGCAAAAGTAAAACCGATGGCAAGTCGCTGGTTTTTTCCAAACACTTGCCGTTGGTGGCACGGGCTGGGAGAGGCCGGCTTGGTCCCCGCCCGTGCTCTTTTTGTCCAAAAATACTAGCCACCTGGCCAAGTCAGGAATTCCCCACCAGCCCGATGACACCGGCTGTCTCCCCATGTATACTGAACGTAAATTGAGATTTCATCGGTGAGCAGTGCCGAATGAGAATTCTTTTGGCGGACGATGAACGGCGAACAAGACTCAACCGTCGGAACGACTTTTCGAAGTAGTCGCCGAAATGGGTTCATTGAAGAACAGTGGAAGCACGAATTCTCTCAGAGCGAGGTATGGAACATGAACAACGAAAACCCACGACAGGACTTAGGCTGACGGAAATCTTCTTTCGACAAAACTCATGTTCAAGCAGGTGGAGGTGCGGAAACGTGTTATTCCCAACAACTGGTACCCATGAATTGGTAAGACAGGAACGATTGAAGGACTGCCTGCGCAAGGCGGACATGGATTGTATCTGCAAGGCGGCCGGCATCGACCAGCGTGGCTGGGCAGGCCGACAATTCTGCCGCGTCGCGGTAGCCATTGGCACCATACTGGTGGCAGCGGGGCAGCGATTGAAGGGCGCCGGCGCGGCGCAACAACCAGGTTCTTCTTCTCTGCAACAGGCGCGCTAGGGTAACCACAACAATGCGCGTTTGAGTGTTTCTCCTTCAGTGGCGGTGAGGGACGCAGGGCATGGCGTCCCTCACTGCCGGAGAGGCAGCATCAGAGGGTGATTGTCAGGTTGACGGGTGCTGCGGGTCCTGATCCAAGCGTTAAGACCTGATATGATGAAAGTGATCTCGCGTATGGTGAATGAAGTGTTGAACT
Encoded here:
- a CDS encoding response regulator transcription factor produces the protein MDKAETIKVMLVDDHDMVRRGLAAFLRAKPDLELVGEARNGEEALLVCQRSRPDVILMDLVMPRMTGAEATRLIRDDCPEVQVIALTSFEDKDLVRDALQAGAIGYLLKNVSVDDLAAAIRSAHAGRSTLAPEAIQALVLVQDELQIGQDLTGREREVLALLVTGKSNPEIAECLVISRATAKAHVSNILSKLEVSNRAEAVAVAMEHKLVR
- a CDS encoding ABC transporter permease, with the protein product MTAFFAHFGFEFRTGIRNKTLLFLNYLFPLMFFLLMGFIMPGINPTFLEGFIAAMVTFAVLAATLLGPPDSLVNAREAGIFRSFKINGIPASSILGVPALSNLLHLSVVAAFITIVSPLLFDAQLPENWVAFIGTFLLLAFASGGQGVLIGVIAPNSRITVVLSQLIFIPSMLLGGLMIPYSMLPEAAQRVSRLFPATHAMNLFRGPAMGLPAEYSATLAAAVLLAVGLLAFGLALYLYTWDARNSERRASPALAVLSLIPLVISMFLV
- a CDS encoding two-component regulator propeller domain-containing protein; its protein translation is MASMAAPSPGALMRRFLAVLLLILLGQALLGTRPVSASPQPPQASGTNDPISIPNQPVEFEHISLDEGLSSSTVTAVLEDSRGFMWFGTARGLNQYDGYQFKTFVHDPDDPGSIGADDVLSIVEDLEGVLWIGTSAGLDRFDRDEGRFTRFTLPDDDGDQVPTPVNALFEDRAGFLWVGAGNGLFHFDRETGNFHSHQRSPNNPGGLGDSPVYAIFEDNSGVLWIGARRGLYAWPPEAERFKYHRPNLEAPRWEHNVVQSIAEDQEGMLWIGTGGGGFFRFDPTTYQFSQHLLNPRDVEGLTYNNVAETYVDSQGVLWIGSVGGGLYQLDPHSGELIAHRSDPGTEESLSSNYILSLAESQPGVLWVGTWGGGVNKYDRLKRKFLHIRHDPAVADGLSPNPVIALLEDSRGLLWIGTEGGGMSVHDLETGMWRTYRHDRDDPTSLNSDYVTSFLEDRAGNIWVGTWEGGLCRFDVETEQCTTFRPDPLDPTSLGSDITRLLFQDENGTLWIAAFGAGLDRLEQPEMASPDAEFFHYWTVPNVPNRLSGNRIIQLTEDAGGIFWLATMDGGLNRFDRGTGEFTNYREDPGQPGSLSSDATLAVTIDSSGDTWVGTDAGLNRFDPDTGTFEVFTQKDGLPDDSIMGILEDDAGYLWLSTQRGLARFNPRTGASRNFTQNDGLQGYEFNLGYAKSESGPLYFGGIDGLNVVYPGHIPANPYVPPVVLTSLKQNGSDISEGKASDGLEKITLRWPSNDLEFEYAALNFSQPERNQYAYFLDGFDSDWNYVGDRRFGRYTNLPGGDYLLRVKASNSDGVWNDEGASLAISVVPPFWQTRWFQGLALGLLVASAFLAYRLRVRSIEDRSHELESEVAFRTYEIQERNQELDALYRADEELYSHLQLDDVLQSLVNIAVDSLQADKSVVLGWGESREKLVARVERGFSPEVVGQLVFEPGKGVAGHVARTGEAVAVRDATNNEWLAGESPETVAIVLAEGIRSFMHLPITVNNEVFGVFNVSYTKLHAFGENEKRTFSALAQRAAQAIENARMFDAEQRRAEQFQVISEVGSQITAIMSVEEILQRTARLIEDTFGYYHVGIGLVEGDQVIYRYGAGDLWDDAGFDFEPAQLKVGSEGVTGWVAATGKPLSVPDVREEPRYVLMQGSETRSELTVPMIVKGKVIGVLDVQSRCLNAFDDIDLTVLQALAHQAGAAIENTQLYEQAQKAAVVEERSRLARDLHDAVTQSLFSATLLSEVLPTTWESDRQEGETLLRELSQLNRGALAEMRTLLLELRPAVLADADLADLMNQLADAVTGRTGMPVDVQADKDCRLEHDVHIALYRIAQEALNNVVKHSRAGHVTVQLKCMTGSGNGQGDEQFCRIKLQISDDGIGFDPEAIPQGRLGLGIIQERAEAIGADLSIETAPGEGSRVTVTWRGSPTEGDSGSSPDGALAGTTVPEDYGDVNNGQG
- a CDS encoding RDD family protein, coding for MSYTGMLGQYAGFVTRLVAFVIDALIVIASISIINGALTLMLGFFGIDVAGCLADATQFAGLSLLCWIVNLVIVGVSLLFSPVYFIFFWTLAGQTPGKAIMGIRVVRLDGQKVSLWTALVRYIGYFVSFFLAGIGFLWVLIDDRRQGFHDKLAKTSVLYAWDAEQNELLVARVEGRLRGGDASASLEAMWTNDFEIGKKYDLLMVLADNFRKVRSSFNALQRAMNEGSFTVNKGGLYVKDLQGELVPLAGRDLAIEDTYLAVLDQGKHWGIPPDIQQEIESEVPPSGFVMVIILERPSADIAYQILESQRVSVSRYPLDLNALIAIEDSQSAVPWEQPPQVFTSGVPG